The Anaeromyxobacter sp. Fw109-5 genomic interval GCCATCCAGCTCAACAAGAAGCAGATCGACCGGATCGTCCTGCGCCTGAAGGGCTTCATCAAGCGGGTGGAGGAGGCGGAGCGCGAGCTCGCCGACTGCGAGCGGGCGACCTCCGTCCCGGTGCGCGAGCTGCGGCGGCTCCTGCGCGAGGCGCGCGAGGACGAGGGGGCGCGCAAGAAGCTCGGGAAGAAGCTCGGGTGCTCGGCGGAGGAGGTCGAGGAGCTCGACCGGACGGTGCGCTCGGCGTACCGCAAGATGCTGCGCGTCCAGGAGGAGGCGGAGGTCCCGGTGGACGAGCTCCGCCGCACCTACCGCACCATCAGCGACGGCGAGCACAAGGCGGAGCGCGCCAAGACCGAGCTCGTCGAGGCGAACCTGCGCCTCGTGGTGTCGATCGCGAAGAAGTACACGAACCGCGGCCTGCAGTTCCTGGATCTCATCCAGGAGGGCAACATCGGCCTCATGAAGGCGGTGGACAAGTTCGAGTACAAGCGCGGCTACAAGTTCTCGACCTACGCGACGTGGTGGATCCGCCAGGCGATCACGCGCGCCATCGCCGACCAGGCGCGCACGATCCGCATCCCGGTCCACATGATCGAGACCATCAACAAGCTCATCCGCACGAGCCGCTACCTCGTGCAGGAGCTCGGCCGGGAGCCGACGCCGGAGGAGATCGCGGAGAAGATGGAGCTCCCGCTCGACAAGGTCCGCAAGGTCCTCAAGATCGCCAAGGAGCCCATCAGCCTCGAGACGCCCATCGGCGAGGAGGAGGACAGCCACCTCGGTGACTTCATCGAGGACAAGTCGCTCGTGTCGCCGTCCGACGCGGTCATCAACATGAACCTGGCCGAGCAGACGCGGAAGGTGCTCGCCACGCTCACGCCGCGCGAGGAGAAGGTCCTCCGCATGCGCTTCGGCATCGGCGAGAAGAGCGACCATACCCTCGAGGAGGTCGGGCAGGACTTCGAGGTGACGCGCGAGCGCATCCGGCAGATCGAGGCGAAGGCGCTCAGGAAGCTGCGCCATCCGAGCCGCTCGAAGCGGCTCAAGAGCTTCGTCGAGAATTAGAGGGGCGTGATGTGGTAGACGGAGCCAGCCGGGGACCTGGGCCCATAGCTCAACGGTCAGAGCGGTCGGCTCATAACCGATTCGATCCAGGTTCGAATCCTGGTGGGCCCATTCCGAGGGAGCGATTGCCTTGTCGTTGCGTGAGAAGCTGAAGGCGCTGGAGGAGCTGCAGCAGATCGATCTCGAGGCGAACGAGGTCAACGGGGCGCTCGGCGCGATCCCGGCCAAGAAGGCGACCATCGAGGACGCCGTGGGCGACGCGCGGCGAGCCTGGGACGCGGAGAAGGCGCGCCTGGAGGCGAACGAGCGCGAGCGGCGCCAGCTCGACAGCCTGCTCGCGATGGAGCGCGACAAGGTGAAGAAGTGGGAGGGCCGGCTCGGCGAGATCAAGACGCCGCGCGAGTACGCCGCCCTCTCGCGCGAGATCGACATCTCCAAGAAGACGAACGACACGCAGGGCGAGCACCTGAAGGAGCTCGCCGCCCAGGCGGTGCAGCTCCGCGAGGCGCTCGACGCCAAGGCGGAGGCGCTCTCGGAGCGCGAGCTCGCCGCCCAGGCCGAGCTGGAGGAGCTCGCGAAGCGCGGCGCGGCCGCCGAGGAGAAGCTCCGCGAGCTCGAGGCGCGCCGCGCCGAGGCCGCGAAGCGCGTCGATCCGGGGCTCCTCTCGAAGTACGAGAACATCAAGCGGCGGCGGGCCGGGATCGCCGTGGCGCCGGTGGTCGGCATGACCTGCAAGGGCTGTCAGCGCAACATCCCTCCGCAGCTCGCCATCACCCTGCAGCGGGCGAACTCGATCGAGACCTGCCCGAACTGCAACCGCATCATCTACTCGGCCGACGCGGTCAACCCGCCGGCGCCGTCGCCCGCGTAGGCGCCCGTGCCGAAGCCCGTCCTCGCCGAGCTCCTGCGCTTCATCGCCGCGAACGAGCAGCTCCCCCGGACGCTCCAGCGCTACTCGGGCTACGATCGGG includes:
- a CDS encoding zinc ribbon domain-containing protein, giving the protein MSLREKLKALEELQQIDLEANEVNGALGAIPAKKATIEDAVGDARRAWDAEKARLEANERERRQLDSLLAMERDKVKKWEGRLGEIKTPREYAALSREIDISKKTNDTQGEHLKELAAQAVQLREALDAKAEALSERELAAQAELEELAKRGAAAEEKLRELEARRAEAAKRVDPGLLSKYENIKRRRAGIAVAPVVGMTCKGCQRNIPPQLAITLQRANSIETCPNCNRIIYSADAVNPPAPSPA